The following DNA comes from Augochlora pura isolate Apur16 chromosome 6, APUR_v2.2.1, whole genome shotgun sequence.
TCTTCGCGTGCCTCCGCACGGGCGCCCGATTCTCTTTGCCCGTTGCCTTTCGAATTCTTGCAAAAAGTTCACCAGCGCTTCGCGCACGCATCGATATTCGTCATCGTTACGCAATCCGAAGGACGTTCGCGGCAATTCGTGCGCAACGCGTCACGAGCGCCGAGACTCGCCGCGGAAACAACGACGAAGGATGCGTCGTTCTGTGACAACCTCGTTCCGCTTTGCTGCCGATCCGTACTTTATGTACACCCGCCCCCCTCcctagaaaattgtattagaaAACATGCAAAAAAATTTGGTGAACAAGCACGATAtcaaattgttgtaatttaaacaattttattcacagTTCATCAcattaacctgttagctgcgtacgacgtgtatacacgtcgtaaaGAAATGACAgatttatatcttataataaaaatatttcatctacGATTCATGtcaatattcgtaaatttcgcacgctttaggataattctagaacagTTGCACAATTGATCAAATTTATCTTCCAAATATATCGACGCGGCTAAGTGGttaaactgtaaaaattacacaaatatattttacgttgtaatacgaataatatcaattttgtaaaaagaaattcaattttcttttcctccgATACGTCTACcgcgttattttaattacttcttgGTCTAATTTTATAACGTGAACTAATTGCGTGCATAATGTGAGCAATATAAAACTCTCAGATATTACCTAAATTGACTGAAATATTAGATAatgcatattaaataattttcacgtgTTGTAATACTTTTGAAGGAGGGTGTACACGTGCACGCATCGGTCTTCTAACTTGCAACCGTGCGGCGTGGCGCATCTTTTCCCGCGATTCGTCACCGCGAAACAACGGAAACAGATGACGCGGGTGAGATAACAATCGATGGACTGCGAATGTCGTGTTGTTTGTCTGGCGCATCGCGCGTCACGCGTCGCGCGTCACTCGGCACTTGTCTGCTCTTTTTCCTCCGCTCGTTGCTCGCCGTTTATTTCGCGTGTTCGTCGAGCAATGGGGGAGACCAAGCCTTCGATCTTCCATGGTCCAGTCGGTTCTCTCCCTCGCCTCCACCACAAAGACCGATGCCACACCGAAACACGGGGGACCACCAGCTTCGATCGCAACCACGCGCAACCGTGCGCTCGATTACGAATTCGCGGCGACATCCGTTTTACACGTTTTGTTACACCATAGAGCCCGACCGATTGGCGAACCGtggtgcgcgcgcggcccgtgtTCATTCCCATTCGTTTTAGTTTTCGAGGATACAGGTGAACGCGCGAGCCCGTGCACTCTGCACTGTAGTTGTGCCCACGTTGTGCGGCGCGTCGTCAGTCATCGCAGTGCATCTGCGAcgtgtttacatttttttgtaCGCGGCCGTTCCAAAGAATTTCGACTGGTAAACAACCGTCGCGTTCCGATTCGCGACATCGGACTTGTCGAACACTGTCGTTGGTGTACCGCCTCAGAGCTTCGATCAAAATCGCGGCTGGACCGGGCATTATTCAAAAACGATATCGCCTAAAAAAGAGGAACGATCCGCGGTGAACAAGCTcgtgttacaaaatatttcgaatggaAATCGATCCTCGCGCGGCGCTCTCATTTGTGTTCGCGAGAATCGGCGCGGCCCGCTTCGTTACGTAAGCGAGGCTGgtgcatacatatataatcTACGACGACCGACGACTCGCGCGACTCGCGATAGGAAAAAACGCGATCCCGCCGATCGAGAATATCCTTGGCACAGTCTGGTCCGGCtcgacgagcgcgcgcgcggacgccgACAGGACAAATGAAATCGAACGCGTCGACAATCGCGCGTCTCGTGGTCGCGATCTCGTTTTGCGGAAGAGTTGCGACCGCCGACCGTTCCGACGTGCGAAAACCGCGATCGGGGCCGGCGACCTGCTCGGACCACGCCTGGGAGAAAATCGGCGGCGTCAAGCCGGAATCGATCAACTCGCAAACGATCTTATTCAGCGCCGTGAACTCGAACGGGATCACGCAGAATTGTTTCGAGAGGTGGGTCGCGGAATCGTTGGTAAAAATGATTACGCAAGCGCGACACAGAGATCGGTTCGTGATCGTCGTTGTTCGACTTGCAGATGCTCGCGCGCCAACTGCACCGCGTTCGTCGTGGATTTCGGCAGGAGCGTTTGCTACACCATAGAAACGGAGAACGACGATCTCGTGCCGGAAGCCAACTCCACGTATTATCATCTGATCTGCGCGAAAGGTAGCCGAATCCACGAATCGCTTGGCTGAAGTTGCTAGTTGTTTTTTTTACGATCAGTTCCAGCGAGATGCCAACGGGACAGATTTTGGCAAGTGGAGAGAACCGTGGGCGCGGTGTTCATCGATCCCGGCGCGTTTCATTTGCCTCGCTCGATCACCAGGAGCCAGTGCTACGAGTTATGCGTGGAAACGGGTAAGCCGCGGATTCGTCTCGTGCGCGTTCTCGGTtgacacgttccgtgccatgtgtaccaccagtggtacacgcagtcatatttatttaatgcgctgaaaacatatattttatgagaaatgtaattctgtaaaatatatttcagcgaaaaaaaattatgcattatagaaaatgtacagtatagaacagaacgcataagtttatttatttcttatatatacgataattaataattacatttaatggTGGATTTTAGTCGAAATATCAAATGGCCTGAACGACAAGTCAGGCAAAAATGgcttggcacggaacgtgttaaaaaacaACCGATTATTATGAACTTTTATAACTTACCCACGAGTCATATCGGGCACGCGGCTTATAAGCGGCGCTTGAAGCGAAAAGGTTAACGCTTACGGTCCTTGATACAATTCGGTATCGGATCGAGATGTGTCAACTGGTATCGTTAAGTGTCTAAGCGGCGTCAGTCTCAACACTGATCGCAGGTAGAAGCTGCCAATCAGCACAATTCCGCACGAGTAGGCCGCTTTCGGCCGAGGACGCGATCGGCCGGTGTTCGCTGTCTTTGCTCGAGAGAGGCATCAGACCGCAGGCCTACAGGGCCTCGATGTACAGGGACGAGTACCTACGGGACCAGTGTCGAATCGTGTGTGAGTAAATCGGAACAGCGTTCGATCAACTTATCCACAACTTAACCTCTATGCGATTATTACTCTGCGGCTGTTTTCAGCGAACCAAGAGTACTGTTCGTACGCGGAGTTTCGAAACGCGACACTACCGTACTCGGACGTCGCTCTGGCCGGTGTCGACGAGAAGCAGGTAAGAAGATCGCGATTGTTCTAGAGTTATCACCGATGATCCGTCGTCGTCTCGTGTTCAGTGCGAGCGAAGCTGCGACTCGAACGATCACGGTTTCCTCTGTCGTGGATACACGCTGGAGAATTCAACCGGCGTGCCGATCTGTCTGTTGCACGCGGATGACACGAGTGGTCTCGGCGTCAGTTCGTTGATCCCCACGGCGAACGCGGTTTACCGGGAACGAGAGCCGTGCCTCGATCGTAAGTACCAATGAAATCGAATAAGAACGATGAAAAccgtgctgctgctgccttTCCGTCTTCCAGTGAGGGTGCGATGCAACGAGAGCACGATGCGAGTGGAACTGAGTACGAGCGACGCCTTCTTCGGTCGGATGTACGCGGCGGGCCACGCGGAAAACTGTGGCGTCGAAGGACGAGGCGCGAATCGAACGACCCTGACGTTGCCGTTGCCGCCTCTGCCGCCTCTACCTTCTAATCCTCGACCGGAACAATTTGCCAACATAACACCGCGTTGCGGTCTCAACATCGCCTTTTCGGTCGATGATAAAAATCGGTAAGAAATCACGGAAAGTTCTTGTCCTGACGTTATCCAACATTGCAACAATTTGTCGCAGGACGCGGCCATTGTTTTGGACAACGGTCGTGGTACAGTTCAATCCAATCGTTCAACGTCTAGGCGACCAAGCGGTTCGAATCGGCTGCTCGCTGAACGATCGGGAACCACCGGGACCGAGAAACGTCACCGTTCATTCCAGCTTCAGCTTCCTCGACCCAAAGTAACAACACActtctcttctttttatttactttatcttGTTCTTCAACTCGCGGCGCTCACGATTCGAATTTCGTACTTTTAGCGCAGGAGTGCCGCCGATATCGTCGACGATAGTCAACGCGTCGTTCCAACCACCGATGGTCACGATGAGGATCCTCGACGAGAATTCCAAGGACGCCGTCGTCACTCATCTCGGACAGAAACTGATCCTCAAGATCGAATTAAATCCAGCGAACGGTAAGCGCGCGGAAGCAGACGCACGCGTTGTTATCATCAGCCGATCTCAATTCATTTACTTTTGCTCGTGTTTCCGCAAGGTCCGTACGACATCGAGGCCGGTCACCTTGTGGCGAGCAGCGCGTCCGGCGACTCGTCTTTCCTGCTTCTGGATGAACTCGGTTGTCCCACCGATCCGTCCACCTTCCCCGCTTTATCCAAAGACCCCGCCGACGGAAGATCGCTGATCGCGACCTTCGCCGCCTTCAAATTTCCCGACAGCCAGTTGGTTCGATTCAACGTGCTGGTTCGATTCTGCGCGGAGGCGTGCACGCCAGTAAGTAACCGTCTTCTGTGCGGCACGGTTAAAGGTCCATTTTTACAGACCGGCAGCGAACCCGACACCGGTCCGGGAATATGATATCCTCTGTAAGTAAACATGAGAGACTGCTTCGTCGTGGTGATTCACGATACATTTATAGCTTCAAATCCGTATGTATAATAGCATGACTGCATTGATGTCGATCGGACTCTAAACCAGTGCaatcaagaaaattaattacccaAGGTGACGCACGTGCAGGAAGTCCCGCACCACGGTGTGGGGATTTACCGGGTAAACATTGTAATTCTGAACTCGGATAGCCGTTACCCGGGACTCCCTGTGAATGCATCGTTTTGCATAGTTGATCTTCCTGCTTGCACTGCTCCAGACTACTTCCCACTCAGTTCTACCGTTTTAGACTATATAGTACAGAATAGAGCAT
Coding sequences within:
- the LOC144471262 gene encoding uncharacterized protein LOC144471262; the encoded protein is MKSNASTIARLVVAISFCGRVATADRSDVRKPRSGPATCSDHAWEKIGGVKPESINSQTILFSAVNSNGITQNCFERCSRANCTAFVVDFGRSVCYTIETENDDLVPEANSTYYHLICAKVPARCQRDRFWQVERTVGAVFIDPGAFHLPRSITRSQCYELCVETGRSCQSAQFRTSRPLSAEDAIGRCSLSLLERGIRPQAYRASMYRDEYLRDQCRIVSNQEYCSYAEFRNATLPYSDVALAGVDEKQCERSCDSNDHGFLCRGYTLENSTGVPICLLHADDTSGLGVSSLIPTANAVYREREPCLDLRVRCNESTMRVELSTSDAFFGRMYAAGHAENCGVEGRGANRTTLTLPLPPLPPLPSNPRPEQFANITPRCGLNIAFSVDDKNRTRPLFWTTVVVQFNPIVQRLGDQAVRIGCSLNDREPPGPRNVTVHSSFSFLDPNAGVPPISSTIVNASFQPPMVTMRILDENSKDAVVTHLGQKLILKIELNPANGPYDIEAGHLVASSASGDSSFLLLDELGCPTDPSTFPALSKDPADGRSLIATFAAFKFPDSQLVRFNVLVRFCAEACTPTKCNGNRFSFGRRKRDIVKAGPNDTAPEELPLQLSIIVQNPVAPTPDRLSSRERNRNPDTVLITAGNTVDGLFCVDASLALSLLIFWLIIQIALILGCLVTVARYRRTAIRAEEERINVLTRHLYGIHGGNYEIVRRVRWADHNASTSSLG